In the genome of Bradyrhizobium sp. CB3481, the window CGACCGGCGCGTTCAAAGGCGAGCGTCATGTCGGCCGTTTCCTGCAGGCCCTCGCACATTCGAGCCGGCCGCTGGTCGCCGCCGTTCAAGGACGCGCCGTCGGCATCGGCACCACGATGTTGCTGCATTGCGACCTGGTCGTGTTGGCCGAAAACGCGCTGCTATCGACGCCGTTCGTCAGCCTCGCTTTGGTGCCGGAAGCGGCCTCCAGCGTGCTGATGCCGCTCCGCATCGGCTATGCCCGCGCTTATGAGATGTTCGCGCTTGGTGAAGCCGTCGATGCCAAATCGGCCTTTGCGTGGGGACTTGCCAACCGCGTCGTGCCGCTCGACAAGCTCGACGCCGAGGCAAGGGCATTCGCATTGCGGCTGGCGAAGCAGCCGGCGGGCGCCGTCAGCGCCGCCAAACGGCTGATGCGCAATCCGGAAGTTCTGATGGCGCAGATCAAGGCCGAGAGCGAGCAGTTCGCGGCCCGCCTGAAGACGGCGGAAGCGCGCGAAGCCTTCGCCGCGTTTGCCGAGCGCCGGCCGCCGGATTTCCTGAAGCTGGCCGCCAGCTAGGAAGAATTCCGCGGTAGGCAGTAAGATGGCGCGACGAACACAGCTGTCATCATCCGCGAAGGCGGATGATCCAGTACGCCGTGACGTCTCGATTCAAGCTGAGGCCGGTGATTACTGGATCCCCGCCTTCGCGGGGATGACGGCCTGTGTTATCCCCTAACCCTCGCACGCGCTTCGGCATCCATGATTCCGGAGGATGCGCGGTAGGGGCTGTAGCCGCAATTACTGCTGTCATCCCCGCGCAGGCGGGGATCCAGTACGCCGCGGACTATCGATTCAATCACTACGGCCTCTGGAATACTGGATCCCCGCCGGAGCCTGTCATCGGGCGCGCATTCGCGCGACCCGGTGGCGGGGATGACAGTAGGGTGTTAGCCTCCATACGCCCGCACTCGCCGCAGCATCTGCTCGACATGGGCGATCGGGGTTTCCGGCTGGATGCCGTGGCCGAGGTTGAAGATCAGCCGTCCCTGCGCGTAGTTCGCCAGCACGTCGTCGACGGCACGGTCCAGCGCGGCGCCGCCGGCGATCAGGGCCAGCGGATCGAGATTGCCCTGCACGGCAACGCGGTTC includes:
- a CDS encoding enoyl-CoA hydratase-related protein; translated protein: MTEHIKIEKSDGILTLTMARPDKKNALTNAMYGALADALEAAETDASVRVVMIRGEGDMFTAGNDVGEFAAIATGAFKGERHVGRFLQALAHSSRPLVAAVQGRAVGIGTTMLLHCDLVVLAENALLSTPFVSLALVPEAASSVLMPLRIGYARAYEMFALGEAVDAKSAFAWGLANRVVPLDKLDAEARAFALRLAKQPAGAVSAAKRLMRNPEVLMAQIKAESEQFAARLKTAEAREAFAAFAERRPPDFLKLAAS